One window of the Sander lucioperca isolate FBNREF2018 chromosome 5, SLUC_FBN_1.2, whole genome shotgun sequence genome contains the following:
- the LOC118495004 gene encoding calcineurin B homologous protein 2-like, which yields MNPIGDRIISAFFSPGKETVDFASFVRILAHFHPTETSRSRDGVQPEPANSRTRKLKFAFQLYDQDRDGKISREELLQVC from the exons ATGAACCCCATCGGAGACAGAATCATCAGTGCCTTTTTCTCTCCAGG AAAGGAAACGGTGGACTTTGCCTCCTTTGTTCGGATTCTGGCTCATTTTCATCCCACAGAAACAAGCCGATCCAGAGACGGAGTACAGCCGGAGCCGGCCAACAGCAGGACCAGGAAACTCAAAT ttGCTTTCCAGTTGTATGATCAGGACAGAGATGGAAAGATTTCGCGAGAAGAGCTTCTTCAGGTCTGTTAA